The following are encoded in a window of Nocardia sp. BMG111209 genomic DNA:
- a CDS encoding serine/threonine-protein kinase: protein MKCRETGCAGTVIDGYCVHCGMAAESPGTVVPEPPGTVAVESPGTVAVESPGTEAVESLGTQAVEPSGTEAVEPLGTVAAARTGPSTARTVRTRTTGSRRRNRRGAGLVEVPPVPRVDPATAVLTDPCVPESKRFCAKCEQPVGRGRDERAGRAEGFCAHCGTRFSFVPKLSRGELVGNQYEVAGALAHGGLGWIYLAVDRQVSNRWVVLKGLLNSEDPTAMAAALAERRFLAQVEHPNIVKIFNFVEHTGSDGVPVGYIVMEYVGGTSLDQLLRDRLDGRDGHLPPAQAIAYVLDILPALGYLHGLGLAYCDFKPGNVMLTAEQPKLIDLGAVIAIDDEDSPIYGTAGYQAPEIARTGPTVASEAYTVGRTLAVLMMKVPQRDGHFADLPGPDTEPLLAGHDSLHRFLLRATDIDPDARFGSMEELAEQLTGVLREVLATGDGRPRPPEQPINFGPPRAPFGIAAVPTPREIVAALPVPLVDTGDPGAALLAATTGTTVAELETGLAGGSDESVEIPLRLIRAAIESGDAADAGRRIGDLAPVVGADWRLAWFRGAARLIEGEFDSAAAEFDAVYSALPGEAAPKLALAVASELGRAAAGADPDAETGRYYETVWQTDHAHVSAAFGLARLRRAAGDRAGAVAVLDQVEPSSALYSEARVAAVEALLHDRNPTEITEELLRDCGERVSRLTLDSTRRAVAVRSLVLETSLRWLAAGHRPGPAPLLGNSFDLGGVRAGLESCYRAVAHDTGDMWRRFALVQRANEIRPRSVL from the coding sequence ATGAAATGCCGCGAAACCGGCTGTGCCGGAACGGTGATCGACGGTTACTGCGTCCACTGCGGGATGGCAGCGGAGTCGCCGGGCACGGTGGTGCCCGAACCGCCGGGCACGGTGGCGGTGGAATCGCCGGGCACGGTGGCGGTGGAATCGCCGGGCACGGAGGCGGTGGAATCGCTCGGCACGCAGGCGGTGGAACCATCCGGTACGGAGGCGGTGGAGCCGCTCGGTACGGTGGCGGCGGCGCGGACCGGTCCGTCGACCGCGCGGACGGTGCGCACCCGCACGACCGGTTCGCGGCGGCGTAATCGGCGCGGGGCCGGGCTGGTGGAGGTGCCGCCGGTACCGCGGGTGGATCCGGCGACGGCGGTGCTCACCGATCCGTGTGTGCCGGAGTCGAAACGGTTCTGCGCCAAGTGCGAACAGCCGGTCGGCCGCGGGCGTGACGAGCGGGCCGGCCGGGCCGAGGGCTTCTGCGCGCACTGCGGTACGCGATTCTCCTTCGTGCCCAAGCTTTCCCGGGGCGAGCTGGTCGGCAATCAGTACGAGGTGGCGGGGGCGCTGGCGCACGGCGGGCTGGGCTGGATCTATCTGGCCGTCGATCGTCAGGTCAGCAATCGCTGGGTGGTGCTGAAAGGTCTGCTGAATTCGGAGGATCCGACCGCGATGGCCGCCGCGCTGGCGGAGCGCCGATTTCTCGCCCAGGTCGAGCATCCGAACATCGTCAAGATCTTCAATTTCGTGGAACACACCGGATCCGACGGTGTCCCAGTCGGTTACATCGTGATGGAGTACGTCGGTGGCACCTCACTGGATCAATTGCTGCGGGATCGGCTCGACGGGCGGGACGGTCATCTGCCGCCCGCCCAGGCGATCGCGTACGTGCTCGACATCCTCCCCGCGCTCGGTTACCTGCACGGACTGGGCCTGGCCTACTGCGATTTCAAACCGGGCAACGTCATGCTGACCGCGGAGCAGCCGAAGCTGATCGACCTCGGCGCCGTGATCGCGATCGACGACGAGGACAGCCCGATCTACGGCACCGCCGGCTATCAGGCGCCGGAGATCGCGCGCACCGGCCCGACCGTCGCGAGCGAGGCCTACACGGTGGGCCGCACCCTCGCCGTGCTGATGATGAAGGTGCCGCAGCGTGACGGGCATTTCGCGGATCTGCCCGGCCCGGATACCGAACCGCTGCTGGCCGGTCACGACTCCCTGCACCGATTCCTGTTGCGGGCCACCGATATCGATCCGGACGCGCGCTTCGGCTCCATGGAGGAACTGGCCGAACAGCTGACCGGGGTGCTGCGCGAGGTGCTCGCGACCGGCGACGGCCGGCCCCGGCCGCCGGAACAGCCGATCAACTTCGGACCGCCGCGGGCGCCGTTCGGGATCGCCGCCGTGCCCACGCCGCGCGAGATCGTCGCGGCCCTGCCGGTGCCGCTGGTCGACACCGGCGATCCGGGCGCGGCCCTGCTGGCCGCGACCACCGGGACGACGGTCGCGGAACTGGAAACCGGCCTGGCCGGCGGCAGCGACGAGTCGGTGGAGATCCCGCTGCGGCTGATCCGCGCCGCGATCGAATCCGGTGACGCCGCCGACGCGGGCCGCCGCATCGGCGACCTGGCCCCGGTGGTGGGCGCGGACTGGCGACTGGCCTGGTTCCGCGGCGCCGCTCGCCTGATCGAGGGCGAATTCGATTCCGCGGCAGCGGAATTCGATGCGGTCTACAGTGCACTACCGGGTGAGGCGGCGCCGAAACTGGCGCTGGCCGTGGCCTCGGAACTGGGCCGCGCCGCGGCGGGCGCCGACCCGGACGCGGAGACCGGCCGCTACTACGAAACCGTATGGCAGACCGATCATGCCCACGTGTCGGCCGCCTTCGGCCTGGCCAGGCTGCGGCGCGCGGCCGGCGACCGCGCCGGCGCAGTGGCGGTGCTGGATCAGGTCGAGCCGTCCTCGGCGCTGTATTCGGAGGCCCGCGTCGCGGCGGTGGAGGCCCTGCTGCACGATCGGAATCCCACGGAGATCACGGAGGAACTGTTGCGCGACTGTGGCGAACGGGTGAGCCGGCTGACGCTGGACTCCACCCGCCGAGCGGTCGCGGTCCGCTCGCTGGTGCTGGAGACCTCGCTGCGCTGGCTGGCCGCGGGGCATCGTCCCGGCCCGGCGCCGTTGCTGGGCAACAGCTTCGACCTCGGCGGGGTCCGGGCCGGGCTGGAATCGTGCTATCGCGCGGTCGCCCACGACACCGGCGACAT